Proteins from a genomic interval of Panthera tigris isolate Pti1 chromosome A2, P.tigris_Pti1_mat1.1, whole genome shotgun sequence:
- the NAMPT gene encoding nicotinamide phosphoribosyltransferase, which produces MNAAADADFNILLATDSYKVTHYKQYPPNTSKVYSYFECREKKTENSKIKKVKYEETVFYGLQYILNKYLKGKVVTKEKIQEAKEVYREHFQDDVFNEKGWNYILEKYDGHLPIEIKAVPEGYVIPRGNVLFTVENTDPECYWLTNWIETILVQSWYPITVATNSREQKKILANYLLETSGNLDGLEYKLHDFGYRGVSSQETAGIGASAHLVNFKGTDTVAGIAFVKKYYGTKDPVPGYSVPAAEHSTITAWGKDREKDAFEHIVTQFSSVPVSVVSDSYDIYNACEKIWGEDLRHLILSRSTEAPLIIRPDSGNPLDTVLKVLDILGKKFPITENSKGYKLLPPYLRIIQGDGVDINTLQEIVEGMKQKKWSIENIAFGSGGALLQKLTRDLLNCSFKCSYVVTNGLGINVFKDPVADPNKRSKKGRLSLHRTPAGNFVTLEEGKGDLEEYGHDLLHTVFKNGKVTKSYSFDEIRKNAELNIELEVAPH; this is translated from the exons GTTACTCACTATAAACAGTACCCACCCAATACCAGCAAAGTTTATTCCTACTTTGAATGCCgtgaaaagaagacagaaaactcaaaaataaagaaggtgaAATACGAGGAAACAGTATTTTATGGGTTGCAGTACATTCTTAATAAGTACTTAAAAG GTAAGGTTGTGACCAAAGAGAAGATCCAGGAAGCCAAAGAGGTGTACAGAGAGCATTTCCAGGATGATGTCTTTAATGAAAAGGGATGGAACTACATTCTTGag AAATATGATGGGCATCTTCCAATAGAAATAAAAGCTGTTCCTGAGGGCTATGTCATTCCCCGAGGAAATGTTCTCTTCACAGTGGAAAACACAGATCCAGAGTGTTACTGGCTTACAAATTGGATCGAg ACTATTCTTGTTCAGTCCTGGTATCCAATCACAGTGGCCACAAATTCTagagagcagaagaaaatattggccAACTATTTGCTGGAAACATCTGGTAACTTAGATGGTCTGGAGTATAAGTTACATGATTTTGGCTACAGAGGAGTTTCTTCCCAAGAG ACTGCTGGCATAGGAGCGTCTGCTCATTTGGTTAACTTCAAAGGAACAGACACAGTAGCAGGAAttgcttttgttaaaaaatactatGGAACGAAAGATCCTGTTCCAGGCTATTCTGTTCCAGCAGCAGAACACAG tacCATAACAGCTTGGGGGAAAGACCGTGAAAAAGATGCTTTTGAACATATAGTAACACAGTTTTCATCAGTGCCTGTATCTGTGGTCAGCGATAGCTATGACATTTACAATGCATGTGAAAAAATATGGGGTGAAGATCTAAGACATTTAATACTGTCAAGAAGTACAGAGGCACCACTAATAATCAGACCTGATTCTGGAAATCCTCTGGACACTGTATTAAAG GTTTTGGATATTCTGGGTAAGAAGTTCCCTATTACTGAGAACTCAAAGGGCTACAAGTTGCTACCACCTTATCTTAGAATTATTCAAGGGGATGGAGTAGATATTAATACTCTACAAGAG ATTGTAGAAGGCATGAAGCAAAAAAAATGGAGTATTGAAAACATTGCTTTCGGTTCTGGTGGAGCTTTGCTACAGAAGTTAACAAGAGATCTGTTGAATTGTTCCTTCAAGTGTAGCTATGTTGTAACCAATGGCCTTGGG atTAATGTCTTCAAGGACCCCGTTGCTGATCCCAACAAAAGATCCAAAAAGGGCCGATTATCTTTACATAGGACACCAGCAGGGAATTTTGTTACActtgaggaaggaaaaggagacctTGAGGAATATGGTCAT GATCTTCTCCATACTGTCTTCAAGAATGGGAAGGTGACAAAAAGCTATTCATTTGATGAAATCAGAAAAAATGCAGAGCTGAATATCGAACTGGAAGTAGCGCCTCATTAG